One genomic region from Candidatus Woesearchaeota archaeon encodes:
- a CDS encoding sugar phosphate nucleotidyltransferase, whose translation MKVVIPVAGVGSRLKPHTFSTPKPLMDVAGKAILSYIVDEILKLNPTEVIFVVGHLKSSIENYISKNYPDMNSVFVNQTIADGDGSAIRLALNHTSEDDDVLVVFGDTLIDFDIKNAIELNQKSDCLVFVMKVENPEHYGVVNLDLKGTIINTEEKPENPKSDLAIIGAYYFKSSFVLRDYLNYFYDKKITVKGEFKLIQAIQEYIAKGTFEVYASKVKKWFDCGRVSVLLEANNYFLEKSSKGKIVMRDTSIIIPPCFVHKSAQLENCVIGPHVSIGENCHLKDVAVKRSIINQGASIKNIVLSDSLIGKDASLRDKARRMNIGEKSEVYLE comes from the coding sequence ATGAAAGTAGTGATACCTGTTGCAGGAGTTGGTTCAAGATTAAAACCGCATACTTTTTCTACACCTAAACCTTTAATGGATGTTGCTGGGAAGGCAATTCTTAGTTATATTGTAGACGAAATTTTAAAGTTAAATCCTACTGAAGTTATTTTTGTAGTTGGTCATTTGAAGTCTTCAATTGAAAATTATATTTCAAAAAATTATCCTGATATGAATAGTGTATTTGTTAATCAAACTATTGCTGATGGAGATGGTTCTGCAATTAGACTTGCATTAAATCATACTTCTGAAGATGATGATGTTTTAGTTGTTTTTGGTGATACTTTAATTGATTTTGATATTAAAAATGCGATTGAATTAAATCAGAAATCTGATTGTTTAGTTTTTGTTATGAAAGTTGAAAATCCTGAACATTATGGAGTTGTTAATTTAGATTTGAAAGGTACAATTATTAATACTGAAGAGAAGCCGGAGAATCCTAAATCAGATTTAGCAATTATTGGTGCTTATTATTTTAAGTCATCTTTTGTTTTGAGAGATTATTTGAATTATTTTTATGATAAAAAAATTACTGTTAAAGGTGAATTTAAATTAATTCAAGCAATTCAAGAATATATTGCAAAGGGAACTTTTGAAGTTTATGCATCAAAGGTTAAAAAATGGTTTGATTGTGGTAGAGTTAGTGTTTTACTTGAAGCAAATAATTATTTTTTGGAGAAGAGTTCTAAAGGAAAAATAGTAATGAGGGATACTAGTATTATTATACCTCCTTGTTTTGTTCATAAAAGTGCTCAACTTGAAAATTGTGTTATTGGACCTCATGTTTCTATTGGAGAAAATTGTCATTTGAAAGATGTTGCAGTTAAGCGTTCGATTATTAATCAAGGCGCATCAATTAAAAATATTGTTTTGTCTGATTCTTTGATTGGTAAAGATGCAAGTCTTAGAGATAAAGCAAGAAGAATGAATATTGGTGAGAAGTCTGAAGTGTATTTAGAATAA